The Sporosarcina sp. Marseille-Q4943 genome includes the window GGCTTCACCATGCACCAAAAACACCCGCCGGCAAAAGTAGCTTTCTCAGTTAGTCGACTTGTCATAATCTGCAACCCCTCTCCAATTCAATAACTAAATTGTAGCACACGAAAGAAAGGCTGCCTACATACGGTCTGATGACCGCAGTGCAACCTTTCCTCGAAGTGCCAATGAGTGGTTGTGCTTATTGTTTTATTGATTAATAGACAAAGCTTGCACCAATAATGATTAACAGGATGAAAAGCACAACAATCAAAGCAAAGGAAGAACCATATCCGCCTCCGTATTCACGTCCCATTTATACCACCACCTTCAATATAGACTATGCAAGAAAATAATCGATGCATAGGGAAATGACCAGAATCTGAAGCATTATCTAAAGGCACTCACATGGTATACTATCGTTATACATTCGCAACCAATGGCACTCAACAATCGTCCTATAGGTGACTTTACAATTTGGAGGAATTAATCTTGAACGAAGATCAGTACGAAGGCCCGGTGCCGAGAAGAAGAAGGCGAAGAAAACTACGGATTGGCAGGGTGTTTTTCACGTTTCTTTTCATCGGCTTCATCGTGGCGGGGCTTTATTCATACTTTCAATATAAGGAAGGCAAGTCATTGGCAAATGGGAATACAATCGATCCAGGTCCTTTCCGTGGTGATGTCATCGATCCACAAAACCCTTCAGTAGAGAATTATCTTCTATTGGGCATTGACGATGATGGGAGCGGAAAGTCGCGCACCGACACAATGATGGTCCTTTCTTGGAATAAACAAGAAGGATCGATCCGCCTTGTTTCGTTCATGCGGGATATTTACGCAGATATTCCTGGATATAAATCATATAAACTTAATACAGCTTATTACTTAAACG containing:
- a CDS encoding YjcZ family sporulation protein, giving the protein MGREYGGGYGSSFALIVVLFILLIIIGASFVY